tggAGTTTCAGCTAGGacatatttttttcagttatgaAAATGGGAAATATGACTTACCAACAGGATACTTGGCTATGGAACGAGTAGTTGCGTATTTGAGGGAAGGATGCTCAATAAGATAAACATAGCAGGGTAAAGGAGCCAAAGAAGtctgaaaagaaattaaacatcTTTATTATTATGTAAAGACCATATGTTTTGTTCTCTTTGCTGCTACAGATTCAATGCTTTGAATATGTTTTACTTCGTCAAGTAAGATTGGTAAGACAACTTCATGAAACATACTCTAAAACCCAATGCTACTCCATAGCTATGAAAATGTATAAATTCATTTCAGATAAAATTGAATCATACATAGCTTTCTAGGTAAAATGTACACCAAGCAAATTTCCAGAGCCATGATCAAATAGCATTAAATCAAATTTTCTTGTGAATGGAtttggttatttttgttttcctcacTGATTACACTTACTGTTTAGCTTAGTATTAGTCCCTGTAAGAATTCTGTTTCTCCCCCTGTGGTTCTGGTCTCTACAGATGATGGATCACACACTCCACTTCTATTTTCCCAGCTTGTATGAATGAGAATTCAAGCCAGACCTCTCAGTTTTGacaactcatttattcattttgatAAATGAATTTCAGCCTTACTGCTTCTGTCTGGCAAACAAAGCAGTCAGCTCTCCCTTCAATAAGCAAGGAAGAAGAGCTGCATTATGATTCCCTACCAGAACTACTATCTAGTTACTATCAAAAACttaggggagggaagtggacatgcctcaactgatagagcattcacctaccatatgggagatccagggttcaaaaccaggacctcctggcccgtgtggtgagctggctcatgcgcggtgctgccacgtgcaaggagtgctgtgccacgcaggggtgtcccctgtgtaggggaggctcacgtgcaaggagtgcaccccgcactgagccaccccatgtgaaaaaagtgcagcttgcccaggagtggcgccacgcacacagagagctgacacagtaagatgatgcaacaaaaagagacacagattccccgtgccgccGAGAATgtgagcggacacagaagaacacacagtgaatggacacaaagagcagacaatgggtggaggacttggcccagtggttagggcgaccatctaccacatggtagatccgtggctcaaaccctgggcctccttcacccgtgtggagctggcccatgcacagtgctgatgtgtgcaaggagtgccgtgccacacaggggtgtcccccatgtagggaagccccatgtgcaaggagtgcgccccgtaaggagagccgcccagcgccaaagaaagtgcagccctgcctaagaatggcgttGCCCACACGGAAAATTACAcaggatgacgcagcaaaaagaaacacagattcccgtgccgctgacaacaacagaagcggacaaagaagacgcagcaaatagacagagagaacagacaaccagggtgggggggaaggggagagaaataaataaataatctttaaaaaagaaaagagcagacaatggggcaggggacagaataaataataaaataaatatttaaaaaaaaacttaggggaaacaaaaataacagctaaccTTTACCATCTGCTAGGAATTAGGCTAagtgctttaaatattttatggggTTAAGTATTGTTATCAGGCCAATTTTATCACCTGAGGTTTTGGGGATTGAGTATCTAATCTAAAGTTAGGGAATGAGAAAATCAGGATTTTACCCCACGCCCTCCTGACTTCATAGGTCAAACACTTTCCACTGAATCACACCATATCTCAGGAAGGAAGGGCATCCATGTACAGAAATGAAcaattattatttgtattttttgctTGATTGCTATTTTCTAGCAACTTTTCTCTGGCTGTAGAaaacaggccaaggaggcccggggtttgaaccgcggacctcccatatggtagacggacgccctaaccactgggccaaagtccgtttctccTGAGCTTTTAAATGATTATGAAGTACTGAAAGATTAGATGTATGTTGGGGTATCTGAACAAAATGAGGAGCAAAGGCAGGACTAAAGGGAGCCAATCTTTTTATCACTGGCTTTAGTCAATATTAAATGACTATTTCTTCAGTTTCCTAAAACCGTGTTATTGAACTACTTTTATTactgcattttatattttattatataattttacttGGTTTTACCAAATAGTCTGTGATTTGGTGGTTGTCTAGGTACAAGATTTATAGTTTTATAGCTACAGGGATCCACAGGCGTTTTATTATTTTACTCCTAGTATTCCTTCTTTTACTCATTCCTTCCCATTCTCGTGCCTGTTACCATCCCCTCTGTACTACTGTACCCCATAGTCTGGCTGTGGATCAGATCTCATTTCTCTTGGCCCCTCCTTCCTGACTCTTTTCTGGTTGTTTTGCATCTATAATTGACTTAAAAGACAGGTCCTATGCTAATTTATAATTAATAACATTGACATTACCTTAATATAATGAAACATCTGAATTAAAAAATCATTCCTGGAATCTTCAAGAATGAGAGTGCACCCCATGTTAGAAGTAGTGTTGTGAAGGTCAAAAATAATGTCACAGGAATCTTCACTGTCTTTTGGACCaaataaatgatttatttcttGAGCCCTTCTCACTTCATATGGCAAatccttagatttttttttgctgttattagcagaaagaaaaagattaacaACACCTGAGACTAAGATAACATAAATACACAATAAAAACACAGTGCACAAGGAACTGGATGCTAAAcatttaatatgaaaaatatgtgagggaaatggaaacttaactgaaaaatcaataaatgaaaaattacatttttctcCACTTGATTACTTATACTTAATGTTACATTGGCATGCTGGCAAAAAATAAGAGCTTGCTGATGTGGCATTTCAAATAAGAATTCACCATTTCACTTCAACCTTGGACAAGATTTATCCAATAATTTGATAAGCAGTTTCTGAGCACCCTATTGTGGTGCACTGGGCTATTTACTATGGGGCTAGGACATCAAAagcaccttttatttctttcattctagcTAATTCTAGTGCACAAAATAGTCTAATTTAGGTGTCAATATCATCTAATTAATTAGGGATTCTTAAGTGATGCTCAGGAATCACTAAGTGATCCAGGGACaaactttacagatgaagagtcCACAAACCCtctgaaattgaaaaatattgcAGATGTATGCCTATATAGTTTTTTTTCTGGGATAAGGGTGCATAGTTTTATTGACTTCTCAAATAGGTGTTTACTCCTTTCCCCCTACCTCAATTTAAGGATACATTTTTCTTGCTGTACATGATGAtggtttaaatttatttttcctcattaaaCTATTCCATTGTAGTTCTCTATAattccacactctactctttttGGTAATTTCTTTGAGAAATTTAAAGTTTGAACTTGGATAATTCCTGCCTGGAATATAATTAAGACaggacagcctgtctgtgactaTGTGGCAAAAACCATGAGGACAAAGCTGCATGCTAAGGATAGTACAGTGGGAAGTTAGAAGAAGCCCAGGGCATGGATGATATCCTTGAGCCACTGTGCCAGCCCTGCACTACCATATCTGGATTTACTATATGTGAAAAGGAAATCCTTATTTGTTTAAGCCATTGTTTCTGGATTTCAGTTACATGCAACCAAACACAATTCCTAATGGATATAATGCATTCCAAAAGTTAATTCATGAAACAATCCCATTAGGCCTCCCCTAACCAATCTGCATCTCTATCATATTCCCTCATGTTAGTAAATGGCACCGCTGCTCAGAGCCAAGGACTGAGGTCTTGAAAGATAATGGAAAGTTCAAGTTCTCAAGCCTAGTGTCCACGACCCACTGGAAGAGTCCCAAGGGACGAGGCTGGAATAATAGGCTGGGGCAAGATCCTGAAGGACCCTGACAACTCTAGTTGCTTAGATTTATTCTGGATAAGAAACTTTTGAAGAATTTTCAGCAGGGAAAGACATAAGATTTGCATATTCCCACAATCCCTCTGGCTACCTTATGGAAAATGGATGGGAGGAACAACTGCAGTTAGGTTAGATGCAGGGAGATTCTTTAGGAGGCTATTATAATTGCTCACAGAAGAAATAAGCTAAGGTAGCAGAAGTGGAGAGGAAGACTGGATTTGAGAAATTCTTGTAAGGAATAACTGGGAGGACCTAGTGACTCATTGGACATGTGGGATAAAGATTCTAAGAGGATTTTTATAGGAGATTTGGTCATTAAAGCCACCATCACTGAGTTTGGGGCAGGGAGGATGGGAGGATAATTAGTTTATCtgtctcataaattttcataacCACCCTGAGAGAGACAGTCTAGCCTCTAGATAGTGTTTAAAGGCAAGAAGCAGAAAGCTAACTTAATTTAAAAGACTGCACTTGCTTAGCTGCATACTTTTGGGAGATCATAATAAGAAAACCCACACTAGTCTATTTCagagttgtctgaggagttagcATGCCAACTAAAAGAGTTGAGCTGCAACAAATTCTTACTTGAAATATGAGTTGGTTAATAGCTACTTTAGGTGAACTGATAAATATTAATTGTGTCAACAGAACCTCAGTCATGAAGATAAAATACTTCTGAAATTAATATTTATGCtagtaaaaatataatttgataCAAAAGTACGATTAATGTGTAATTGCCTTGAAAAATATCTATTTCATAAAGTGAGCCATATTTGTACTAAAAATGATAACCATATTTTAATCTGTGATACATCTCAGTAATTTTCTAAAATTCAGTGAGCATTTAACAGAAAATGAGTACATAATGTGGAGCTGCATTATTTGTGCCTGTGCATGTCTTATAGCTTAGCTAGCTGTTTACCAACTCCTTGGGGGTAGAAGCCATCTCTTACATAGCTTTGTACTTCCTCAGTACCTGGCATGGTGTCCTAAGAAGAGTAGgtctttaataatatatttagataaatgaaggaaagaggtGATAAAAAAGCAATTACTTAGAGGTGTATATATAgttacatacatacatgcaaacatatatacatatatgcatacatttatatgtatacatatatacacatacataatcATATATACACAGATCTCATAATACAAAGGCAAAATAGTCCATAAGGACGTATTTAGAGTGTTATGACAGCATTCATTGCATATGACATATTATAAACGAGTTGCAATTTAAATTCAGATAATTCAGGCGAAATGTTTTTACTTCTCATTATTCCCATCTATGGCGAGACATCACTGAAGGTAAGTAAGTACATCTACTCTTCAGATCACAGAGTGGTATGACACTATTTGAAGATGGcctttattcattatttcattcaacaaatattaactgaAACATCATACTTTTCTAAACTAGAACTTTAATAAACACTACTATAAACAGAGTTGTATGAAAAAACAGTAATGAATTGTCAAGAAAGCTAGCAACTTGTACATAAGCATAATGGCCAAACACTAATGCAAAggatttgtctttttaaagatatgatttaaaaataaagaaattttgtcATTTATTGTCAATCTATATGGaacacatttaaaagaaaatcaggTAAGAATAGTCTggtgtttaaaaaaatttgtaagaCAGCATGTGAATGCCTAGGTTAGATAACTGTGTAATTCATAACAGAGCATAATTAAAAGTGAAAGTGAtcttattcacaatagcaacaataTGTaaagacatggatatctataatATTCATATCCATGTATGTGTTTCTGTCACACACATATCACTTTTTACTCACACAACACAAAACACAGCCTTACCTAAGATTTTCCAGGTCAAAAACTCGATTCAGGTCACAGTCAATATATCTCGTACACTTCTTCACTGCTCTTGGGTTGGTAATAAATGGTTTTACCTCCAGCCCTGTTCTCTGAATCTCAGCGCCATTCTCTAGCCAGTGCTTAACTAGAAATACTCCTGTTAGCTCATTCCCATGAGTTCCTCCAAAGATAACAACCTTTTTTATACGATCTTCAGCAACATGACAAGAGGTCATTTTACCATGTAGCTTTATCTGATTTCTGCAGTTCAGAAGAGAGGAgatcaaagaaaacttaatttCTGAAGACAAGTTTAAAAATCTAAATCTAAATGAGTAATCAAAGTGCAAAGTACA
This genomic stretch from Dasypus novemcinctus isolate mDasNov1 chromosome 21, mDasNov1.1.hap2, whole genome shotgun sequence harbors:
- the ASPA gene encoding aspartoacylase, with amino-acid sequence MTSCHVAEDRIKKVVIFGGTHGNELTGVFLVKHWLENGAEIQRTGLEVKPFITNPRAVKKCTRYIDCDLNRVFDLENLSKKKSKDLPYEVRRAQEINHLFGPKDSEDSCDIIFDLHNTTSNMGCTLILEDSRNDFLIQMFHYIKTSLAPLPCYVYLIEHPSLKYATTRSIAKYPVGIEVGPQPQGVLRADILDQMRKMIKYALDFIHHYNEGKEFPPCALEVYKIMEKVDYPRNESGEIAAIIHPNLQDQDWKPLHPGDPVFLTLDGKTIPLDGDCTVYPVFVNEAAYYEKKEAFAKTTKLILNAKSICSSIRNHF